A stretch of Clostridia bacterium DNA encodes these proteins:
- the gatB gene encoding Asp-tRNA(Asn)/Glu-tRNA(Gln) amidotransferase subunit GatB, translated as MTQYEAVIGLEVHVELKTKTKIFCSCSTEFGGEPNTHVCPVCLGLPGVLPVLNKQVVEFGIRTGLALNAHINGYNKFDRKNYYYPDLSKNFQTSQFDQPICEHGSLAIELEDGRTKVIGITRAHMEEDAGKLVHNGNTIMTSSGSLVDYNRVGVPLLEIVSEPDIRSSEEARAYVEELRKIIRYIDVSDCKMEEGSLRVDANVSVRPVGREAFGTRTETKNMNSFKALERAIDYEISRQIEVIEAGGVIVQETRTWDDAKGITLSMRSKEEAHDYRYFPEPDLAPIVISDEWIEKVKNALPALPAERRKRLISEDGLSAYDAMVITDTLEMAEFYDGVRAKVDDPKTIANVLMGDFSKALNAKNIKVDESKVSPKDVAELIKLMHDGTISGKIAKQVIPEMVETGKTPKQIVEEKGLVQVNDEGAVEAIVEEVLAANPQSVADYKGGKGKAIGFLVGQVMKASRGKANPGLVNKILKQKLDA; from the coding sequence ATGACACAATATGAAGCTGTCATAGGACTTGAGGTCCATGTAGAGCTGAAAACCAAAACCAAGATATTCTGTTCCTGTTCAACTGAATTTGGAGGAGAACCCAATACCCATGTTTGTCCAGTTTGCTTAGGCTTGCCGGGCGTTTTACCAGTACTGAACAAGCAAGTGGTTGAGTTTGGCATTCGTACAGGTTTGGCGTTGAATGCCCACATCAATGGCTACAATAAATTTGATAGAAAAAACTACTATTATCCGGATTTATCTAAAAACTTCCAGACTTCTCAATTTGATCAACCCATTTGCGAGCATGGTTCGCTTGCAATTGAATTGGAAGATGGAAGGACGAAGGTCATCGGTATAACCAGAGCACATATGGAAGAAGATGCCGGTAAATTGGTCCACAACGGGAATACCATCATGACCTCTAGTGGTTCCCTAGTAGACTACAATCGTGTGGGTGTACCCCTACTTGAAATTGTTTCTGAACCGGATATTCGTTCTTCAGAAGAAGCAAGGGCTTATGTTGAGGAATTACGAAAAATTATCCGTTATATCGATGTTTCCGACTGCAAGATGGAAGAAGGCTCACTTCGGGTAGATGCCAATGTATCGGTACGCCCGGTGGGCAGAGAAGCCTTCGGTACCCGGACTGAAACCAAAAACATGAACTCCTTTAAGGCCTTAGAACGGGCGATTGATTATGAGATTTCCCGTCAGATTGAAGTGATTGAAGCAGGCGGTGTTATCGTACAGGAAACCAGAACCTGGGATGATGCCAAAGGCATTACCCTTTCGATGCGTAGCAAGGAAGAAGCCCACGACTACCGCTATTTCCCAGAGCCGGACCTAGCTCCAATCGTCATATCAGATGAATGGATTGAAAAGGTTAAAAATGCTCTGCCTGCCTTACCGGCTGAGCGCAGAAAGCGTTTGATTAGTGAAGATGGTCTATCTGCCTACGATGCGATGGTGATTACCGATACGCTGGAAATGGCCGAGTTCTATGATGGCGTTCGGGCCAAGGTGGATGACCCCAAAACGATTGCCAACGTACTGATGGGAGACTTCTCAAAAGCCTTGAATGCGAAAAACATAAAGGTAGATGAATCCAAGGTCAGCCCAAAAGACGTAGCGGAACTGATCAAACTGATGCATGATGGCACCATTAGTGGAAAAATTGCCAAACAAGTGATTCCAGAGATGGTGGAAACGGGAAAAACCCCGAAACAAATCGTGGAAGAAAAAGGTTTGGTTCAGGTGAACGACGAAGGCGCAGTGGAGGCAATCGTAGAGGAAGTACTTGCTGCGAATCCCCAGTCTGTTGCCGACTACAAGGGTGGCAAGGGCAAGGCGATTGGATTTTTGGTCGGTCAGGTTATGAAGGCCAGCCGAGGCAAAGCCAATCCCGGTTTGGTTAATAAGATTTTAAAACAAAAGCTTGATGCTTAA
- a CDS encoding helix-turn-helix domain-containing protein, whose amino-acid sequence MLGDKIRKKRSEKNLSLKELAERIGLTASFLSQIERDLAEPSISSLRKIAKALDVPIFYFLIDDQKSSPVVRRSERKTLKLPESHLIYELLTPDVNRAMELFIARIEPNTDVGEEGSVHPGEECNLVMQGTMEIKIGEQTYTLQEGDSIYYFASLPHSIRNAGEDEMVFLSAITPPRF is encoded by the coding sequence ATGTTAGGTGATAAAATTCGCAAAAAGCGAAGTGAAAAGAATTTAAGCTTAAAGGAACTGGCGGAGAGAATTGGTCTGACGGCTTCCTTTTTAAGTCAAATTGAACGTGATTTGGCTGAACCTTCCATCTCATCACTTAGAAAGATTGCGAAAGCATTGGATGTGCCGATTTTCTATTTCTTGATAGACGATCAGAAATCCAGTCCCGTAGTGCGTCGTTCAGAACGAAAGACACTGAAACTACCGGAATCCCACTTGATTTATGAATTACTGACACCAGATGTAAACCGGGCGATGGAATTATTTATTGCGCGTATTGAACCCAATACAGATGTAGGAGAAGAAGGATCAGTCCACCCTGGTGAAGAGTGTAATTTGGTAATGCAGGGAACGATGGAGATTAAGATTGGCGAACAGACCTATACGCTTCAGGAGGGTGATAGCATTTATTACTTTGCCTCCTTGCCCCACAGCATTCGCAATGCAGGGGAAGACGAGATGGTATTTTTGTCTGCCATTACACCACCGAGATTTTAA
- the yqeC gene encoding putative selenium-dependent hydroxylase accessory protein YqeC, translating into MEHELLLTNWLIAGDEKVHYFIGGGGKTSTIRHVAETCLEKGLKVLIATTTKVLISEFTDYHTLQVGDRLTKQDLEALRAIWRAGEIPVLYRSTWPEKKKYLGHEPEVLEAIRRQVEEYLHEQVILLVEADGARNRPLKAPYPHEPVISEEGNVVVLIGSEVLGERLDPDMVYGYENILKVLRKDAPFILGAEELANLVVHPEGYMKGVHNKKRLKVIFNKSESQEKRSFALECKRLLEKRGVDCKVISLLAKKEYEMCLATLVLAAGTSSRMGRDKQTLSCGEMNFLEKTVSLYQDFGEVSVVLGHNLDEIMAQSSLPGVQIIENPNYRQGMGSSLVAGVQALQELKLDGIWITFCDMPHLKEETLAKLYQYVLANSNRIVLPSYEGRRGHPAYVPADLFSELLAVQGDVGAREVLKRHEDRITFCPVLDQAVIEDVDQKEILEHVREREAWK; encoded by the coding sequence ATGGAGCATGAATTATTGTTAACCAATTGGCTGATCGCGGGTGATGAAAAGGTACACTATTTCATCGGTGGAGGCGGTAAGACTAGTACCATCCGGCATGTGGCGGAGACCTGCCTTGAAAAAGGTCTAAAGGTGCTCATCGCTACGACCACCAAGGTGCTAATAAGCGAGTTTACGGATTACCACACCTTGCAGGTTGGGGATCGACTGACCAAGCAGGACTTGGAGGCTTTGCGGGCAATCTGGCGAGCGGGAGAAATTCCAGTTCTCTACAGATCCACTTGGCCTGAAAAAAAGAAATACCTTGGGCATGAACCAGAAGTGTTAGAAGCCATCAGACGTCAGGTGGAAGAATATCTTCACGAGCAAGTTATCCTGCTTGTGGAAGCAGACGGTGCTCGGAACCGTCCTTTGAAAGCGCCCTACCCTCATGAACCGGTTATCTCTGAAGAGGGAAATGTGGTTGTACTAATTGGAAGTGAAGTTCTAGGAGAAAGACTAGACCCAGATATGGTATATGGCTATGAAAATATTCTGAAGGTGTTGCGAAAGGATGCCCCCTTTATCCTAGGGGCAGAAGAACTTGCAAATCTTGTCGTACATCCTGAAGGATATATGAAAGGTGTGCACAATAAAAAACGTCTTAAAGTAATTTTCAACAAATCCGAATCCCAAGAAAAGAGGAGCTTCGCCTTAGAATGTAAGAGACTTCTTGAAAAGAGGGGGGTTGACTGCAAAGTCATCTCACTGTTGGCTAAAAAGGAATACGAGATGTGCCTGGCAACGCTAGTTCTTGCTGCTGGTACAAGCAGCCGCATGGGCCGGGACAAGCAGACCCTCTCCTGCGGAGAAATGAACTTTTTAGAAAAAACGGTTTCCCTTTACCAGGACTTTGGGGAGGTTTCCGTAGTTTTGGGACACAATCTAGATGAAATCATGGCACAAAGTTCACTTCCGGGCGTGCAAATCATAGAAAATCCAAACTATAGGCAGGGCATGGGAAGCTCCTTGGTTGCCGGTGTGCAGGCCTTGCAGGAACTCAAGCTGGATGGTATTTGGATTACCTTTTGTGATATGCCGCACCTGAAAGAGGAGACGTTGGCAAAACTCTACCAATATGTGCTTGCCAATTCGAATCGCATTGTGTTGCCTAGCTATGAGGGAAGAAGGGGCCACCCCGCCTATGTGCCAGCAGATTTATTTTCTGAATTGTTAGCGGTTCAAGGAGACGTAGGTGCAAGAGAAGTACTGAAGCGTCATGAGGACAGGATTACCTTTTGTCCGGTCCTTGATCAGGCCGTAATAGAAGATGTAGACCAAAAAGAGATTTTAGAGCATGTACGTGAAAGAGAGGCATGGAAATGA
- a CDS encoding EF2563 family selenium-dependent molybdenum hydroxylase system protein, giving the protein MEMKIVVKGAGDLATGVAYVLKRAGFQVVMTEIAEPTVIRRTVSFADCMYKEKAVVENMVAKRADFSNYQEILAENSIPVLADPEAKIIQEFQPRVVVDAILAKKNLGTSMDDAELVIGLGPGFCAGRDVHVVIETMRGHDLGRIILKGEALPNTNTPGIIGGRSADRVLRAPKEGLFKEIVQIGDYVKEHELVAEVDGNAIKAPFDGVVRGLLKTGLAVFPGMKVGDVDPRPVQKNCYSISDKARALGGATLLAVMEQLGGIDGFSDH; this is encoded by the coding sequence ATGGAAATGAAAATTGTAGTGAAAGGCGCCGGAGATCTTGCAACAGGCGTCGCTTATGTACTCAAAAGAGCTGGCTTTCAGGTCGTTATGACGGAAATCGCAGAACCCACAGTTATTCGTAGGACGGTATCCTTTGCGGATTGCATGTATAAAGAGAAGGCTGTGGTGGAAAATATGGTAGCCAAACGAGCTGATTTTTCAAACTACCAAGAGATACTAGCGGAAAATAGCATTCCCGTACTGGCGGACCCTGAGGCCAAGATTATTCAAGAGTTTCAACCGCGAGTCGTAGTAGACGCCATTCTTGCCAAAAAAAATCTTGGAACCAGTATGGATGATGCGGAACTGGTTATTGGATTGGGCCCAGGCTTTTGTGCCGGCAGGGATGTTCATGTGGTGATTGAGACCATGCGGGGACATGATTTAGGAAGAATTATTCTTAAAGGGGAAGCACTACCCAACACCAATACACCGGGCATCATCGGTGGCCGAAGTGCAGATAGGGTGCTAAGAGCACCGAAGGAAGGACTTTTCAAGGAAATTGTACAGATTGGCGACTATGTAAAAGAGCATGAACTGGTTGCCGAAGTAGATGGTAATGCAATTAAGGCTCCTTTCGATGGTGTAGTGCGAGGACTGTTGAAAACTGGCTTGGCTGTATTTCCTGGCATGAAGGTGGGAGATGTTGATCCTAGACCGGTACAGAAGAATTGCTACAGCATATCCGATAAGGCGAGAGCACTAGGTGGTGCAACCTTGCTTGCGGTGATGGAACAATTGGGAGGGATTGATGGATTTTCAGATCATTAA
- a CDS encoding XdhC family protein — MDFQIIKEIVNNKGREMALATIIQATGSTPRHEGTNMLVFSDGSFVGTVGGGTGEERIRQFALSVIKDKKNAISQITLQDDIAMKEGMICGGTMKTHVEYVRETKTYERILSLLNNKEQGILFRDLEGDKKILVSEKEAKNQSELARELLPDELLTRLLHRDKFCVKGRWVIEAVTPYEKMVVFGGGHISIPLTEMASRCEFEVTVIDDRPEFANKERFPWADLVLCKPFEKALSEIGFDTATYVVLVTRGHAYDMICLREILKNPCKYIGMIGSKSRVKTLLNNLEEEGYDRELLDSIYTPIGLPIGAETTQEIAISIMSEIIALRRDRIAHFS; from the coding sequence ATGGATTTTCAGATCATTAAGGAGATTGTAAACAACAAAGGTAGGGAAATGGCCTTGGCTACAATTATTCAAGCCACTGGCTCGACCCCTCGTCATGAGGGGACGAACATGCTGGTCTTTTCCGATGGAAGCTTTGTTGGAACGGTGGGGGGCGGAACCGGCGAAGAACGAATTCGCCAGTTTGCTCTTAGCGTGATTAAGGATAAAAAGAATGCGATCTCTCAAATCACGTTGCAAGACGATATAGCCATGAAAGAAGGCATGATTTGTGGGGGCACCATGAAGACCCACGTGGAGTATGTACGGGAGACAAAAACCTATGAAAGGATTCTGTCTTTGCTAAACAACAAGGAGCAAGGTATTCTCTTTCGTGATTTGGAAGGAGATAAAAAGATTCTTGTTTCTGAAAAAGAAGCCAAGAACCAGTCGGAACTGGCCCGTGAATTGCTGCCGGATGAACTTTTGACGAGATTGTTACACCGTGATAAGTTTTGTGTCAAAGGTCGGTGGGTGATTGAGGCAGTTACGCCGTATGAAAAGATGGTGGTATTTGGGGGTGGACATATCTCGATACCGCTTACGGAGATGGCTTCTCGCTGCGAGTTTGAGGTGACTGTCATAGATGACCGTCCTGAGTTTGCCAATAAGGAACGTTTTCCATGGGCAGATTTAGTCCTATGTAAACCCTTTGAGAAGGCGTTGTCTGAGATTGGTTTTGATACGGCTACCTATGTGGTGCTAGTTACTAGAGGGCATGCCTACGATATGATTTGTCTTAGAGAAATATTGAAGAATCCGTGTAAGTATATTGGAATGATTGGATCTAAGTCTAGGGTAAAAACACTTCTTAACAATTTAGAAGAAGAAGGCTATGACAGGGAACTGTTGGATTCAATCTATACACCGATTGGATTGCCAATAGGGGCGGAGACCACGCAGGAAATTGCCATTTCTATTATGTCTGAAATTATTGCGCTTAGACGAGATCGGATTGCTCATTTCTCATAA
- a CDS encoding serine hydroxymethyltransferase — MIRLKEFDPEIAEVLQKERARQDRKIELIASENFVSPAVMQVQGSVLTNKYAEGYPGKRYYGGCEYVDVAEDLARKRACELFGADHANVQPHSGASANLGVYLACLKPGDTVLGMSLAHGGHLTHGSPVNISGLWFNFESYGVQPDTETIDMDVVLERAKEVKPKLIVAGASAYSRVFDFKRFREIADEVGALLMVDMAHIAGLVATGLHPSPVPYADFVTTTTHKTLRGPRGGMILCKAEHAKKIDKAIFPGLQGGPLMHVIAAKAVAFKEALQPEFKTYQQQVINNAATLADSLSEAGLHIVSGGTDNHVMLVDVRSRNMTGKVAEARLDEIGITCNKNSIPFDPESPFVTSGIRLGAPAATTRGFKEEDMKKVASLIDRALSDEFDSNLAGLQAEVTAICDAHPLYSDLKALDDMTDKMLSAKDGFEDIKGSAFELANEAKDKAGELWSRLTK, encoded by the coding sequence ATGATTAGATTAAAGGAATTTGATCCAGAAATTGCTGAAGTACTACAAAAGGAAAGAGCAAGACAAGACCGAAAAATCGAGCTCATCGCCAGCGAAAACTTTGTTAGCCCTGCCGTGATGCAGGTGCAAGGTAGCGTTCTTACGAATAAATACGCGGAAGGTTATCCTGGAAAGCGTTATTATGGTGGTTGTGAGTATGTTGACGTAGCCGAAGATTTGGCTAGAAAACGGGCTTGTGAACTGTTTGGCGCTGACCATGCAAACGTACAACCTCACTCAGGCGCAAGCGCCAATTTGGGTGTATACCTAGCATGCCTGAAACCTGGTGATACCGTACTTGGCATGAGCCTAGCACACGGTGGTCACTTGACTCATGGTTCACCGGTTAACATTTCTGGCTTGTGGTTTAATTTTGAATCCTATGGTGTTCAGCCTGACACGGAAACCATTGATATGGATGTTGTTTTGGAAAGAGCCAAAGAAGTCAAACCCAAGCTGATTGTAGCTGGTGCATCTGCCTATTCTAGAGTTTTTGATTTCAAACGCTTTAGAGAAATCGCAGATGAAGTCGGCGCACTCTTGATGGTAGATATGGCTCATATTGCTGGTTTGGTAGCAACTGGCCTTCATCCCTCACCCGTACCGTATGCAGACTTTGTAACCACTACAACACATAAGACATTGCGTGGACCTAGAGGCGGTATGATTCTTTGCAAAGCAGAACATGCTAAGAAAATTGACAAGGCAATATTCCCAGGTTTGCAAGGTGGCCCATTGATGCACGTTATTGCAGCGAAAGCGGTAGCCTTTAAAGAAGCCCTACAACCAGAATTTAAAACCTATCAGCAACAGGTTATCAATAATGCAGCAACCCTAGCCGATTCCTTAAGTGAAGCTGGACTACATATCGTATCTGGTGGTACAGACAATCACGTAATGTTGGTTGATGTACGTTCTAGAAATATGACAGGAAAAGTTGCAGAAGCTCGTTTAGATGAAATTGGAATTACTTGCAACAAGAACTCGATTCCATTTGATCCAGAGAGCCCATTCGTTACGAGTGGTATCCGCTTGGGTGCTCCTGCTGCTACGACTAGAGGTTTCAAAGAAGAGGATATGAAGAAAGTCGCTAGCCTGATTGACCGTGCATTATCCGATGAATTTGATAGCAACCTTGCAGGACTGCAAGCAGAAGTAACTGCTATCTGTGATGCACACCCTCTGTACTCTGACCTAAAAGCGTTGGATGATATGACCGATAAAATGTTATCTGCCAAAGATGGTTTTGAAGACATAAAGGGTAGCGCATTTGAATTGGCCAATGAAGCCAAGGATAAGGCTGGAGAACTATGGAGCCGCCTGACCAAATAA
- a CDS encoding YgeY family selenium metabolism-linked hydrolase → MENITDITKQISDYIDEHKSEMISFLREFVSIESVTYNEGEAVNWLAKKMEEMGYDEVRIDAIGNIHGRVGHGDKVLLYDAHIDTVETGDASEWGFDPLEGKMDENGDIWGRGAVDDKGPLSAIVWAAKAIKDLGLDDKVTMWVGGSISEEDVEGSCAEEMMKLEEDINPDYIIVSEASDGELKRGHKGRALIKITVPGKCAHGSCAWKGENALIKALPIIKGIDAFDDFKEDPFLGKGSIEVTKVECKTPSLNTIPGEVTIYCDRRISCGESREDLIKELKPVLDLVPDATAAIDEELVVSYTGYEINAEDYFPSWEIPESHEIIQAGIEAFEAVFGKKAVVSKWDFCTNATSLCAKTGVPALGFGPGDSSLCHSTEDKVNVDEYLAASKFFALVALTASEK, encoded by the coding sequence ATGGAAAACATTACTGACATCACGAAACAAATTAGTGATTATATTGATGAACACAAAAGTGAGATGATCTCATTTCTACGTGAGTTCGTTTCTATCGAGAGCGTAACCTACAACGAAGGCGAAGCCGTTAACTGGTTGGCCAAGAAAATGGAAGAAATGGGTTACGATGAAGTACGTATCGATGCTATCGGAAACATCCATGGCCGTGTAGGACATGGTGATAAGGTACTATTGTACGATGCACACATTGATACTGTTGAAACTGGTGATGCCTCTGAATGGGGATTTGATCCTTTAGAAGGCAAAATGGACGAAAATGGAGATATCTGGGGCCGTGGCGCTGTAGATGATAAGGGTCCATTGTCCGCCATCGTTTGGGCAGCTAAAGCCATCAAAGATCTTGGCTTAGATGACAAGGTAACCATGTGGGTAGGTGGTTCCATTTCTGAAGAAGATGTGGAAGGTTCCTGCGCAGAAGAAATGATGAAGCTTGAAGAAGACATTAACCCGGACTACATTATTGTATCCGAAGCGTCAGATGGAGAATTGAAGCGTGGTCATAAAGGCAGAGCGTTGATTAAGATTACCGTTCCTGGAAAATGTGCCCATGGCAGTTGTGCCTGGAAGGGTGAGAACGCGCTGATTAAAGCCTTGCCAATTATTAAAGGAATTGATGCTTTTGATGACTTTAAAGAAGATCCATTTTTGGGTAAAGGTTCTATCGAAGTAACTAAAGTTGAGTGTAAGACACCTAGCTTGAATACTATTCCTGGTGAAGTAACCATTTATTGCGACAGAAGAATTTCCTGTGGCGAGTCTAGAGAAGACCTAATTAAAGAGCTTAAACCTGTTTTGGACTTGGTACCGGATGCAACAGCAGCAATCGATGAAGAATTAGTTGTAAGCTATACCGGTTATGAAATCAACGCTGAAGATTACTTCCCTTCATGGGAAATTCCTGAAAGCCATGAAATCATACAAGCTGGTATTGAAGCTTTTGAAGCTGTATTCGGCAAAAAAGCAGTTGTAAGCAAATGGGACTTTTGCACCAACGCAACTTCCCTGTGTGCCAAAACTGGCGTACCTGCATTGGGCTTTGGCCCTGGGGATTCCAGCCTGTGCCATTCTACGGAAGACAAAGTCAACGTAGATGAGTACTTGGCCGCATCTAAGTTTTTTGCACTGGTAGCACTGACTGCCAGTGAAAAATAA
- a CDS encoding ornithine carbamoyltransferase → MKTLLKGKHLLSTKDWTNEELETLFLTTERLKLENTLGIQHDDILRSKSLFMLFFEESTRTRNAFECGITQLGGHGNYLTPKATQVDHGETPKDTVEVLGRMGHGIGIRNTLVGGNDWMQKVAAASNIPVYNMQCDIWHPTQALADMFTIREKFGRDLKGKKFVISWTSAGNYMRPLSMANSLVSIMTRFGMDVTLAHPEKFDILPEAVALAEENARKNGSKFEIVHDMDEACTDADIIYAKGWGPIMHVGNDEAAGLEMIEANPGWIIDQRRMELAKEQAIYMHCMPADVGSEVTEEVMYGPQSVLYDEAENRMHTIKALMALTMGNVGGQR, encoded by the coding sequence ATGAAAACTTTATTAAAAGGCAAACACTTGTTATCTACCAAAGATTGGACCAACGAAGAGTTGGAAACACTATTTCTCACCACTGAGAGATTAAAACTGGAAAACACCCTGGGTATTCAGCACGACGATATCCTGCGTTCAAAATCTTTATTCATGCTGTTCTTCGAGGAATCTACAAGAACTAGAAACGCATTTGAGTGTGGTATTACTCAATTGGGTGGTCACGGTAACTACCTGACTCCCAAAGCTACTCAAGTTGACCATGGCGAAACTCCTAAAGATACTGTAGAAGTATTGGGCAGAATGGGCCACGGTATTGGTATCCGTAACACCTTGGTTGGCGGAAACGATTGGATGCAAAAAGTTGCAGCAGCTTCCAACATTCCTGTTTACAACATGCAGTGTGACATTTGGCACCCAACGCAAGCTTTGGCTGACATGTTCACCATTAGAGAAAAATTCGGCAGAGATTTGAAAGGCAAAAAATTTGTTATTTCCTGGACTTCTGCTGGTAACTACATGAGACCTCTTTCTATGGCTAACTCCTTGGTATCTATCATGACTCGTTTTGGCATGGACGTTACCTTGGCTCACCCAGAGAAATTTGATATTCTTCCTGAAGCGGTAGCTTTGGCTGAAGAAAATGCTAGAAAGAACGGCAGCAAGTTCGAAATCGTTCACGATATGGACGAAGCTTGTACTGATGCTGATATCATCTATGCAAAAGGTTGGGGCCCAATCATGCACGTAGGCAACGACGAAGCAGCTGGTCTTGAAATGATTGAAGCTAATCCAGGCTGGATCATCGACCAAAGAAGAATGGAACTTGCAAAAGAGCAAGCCATCTACATGCACTGCATGCCTGCTGATGTAGGTAGCGAAGTAACTGAAGAAGTTATGTACGGTCCTCAATCCGTTCTTTACGATGAGGCTGAAAACAGAATGCACACCATTAAAGCACTGATGGCATTGACCATGGGTAACGTTGGTGGACAAAGATAG
- a CDS encoding aldehyde ferredoxin oxidoreductase: MKLLRINVADQSYKFEELTGDDQLLGGRGLTNKIITEEIPPGCDAMGRHNKLIFATGLMPDSAVSSGGRISIGCKSPLTGGVKEANSGGIVANSMAKQGIRGIILEEKADKDSLWLLKIENDTVEFIDAKEYSGLGNFSLAKKLFEKYSEDYAIISVGPSGEYGMMGSGIANTDMFSRQSRMSARGGIGAVMGEVKRVKAILIPRKGSYQLPNRNSDAFKKARMAFNTCIATSDRPKAMKKYGTADTVMPVQKLGGLPTRNFSEGTFEHAEDISGEALYDLIQERGGCGRNWEPCMPGCIVQCSNVVPKANGEELVAPLEYETIALMGSNLGLGTLDEIGELNYIANDLGLDTIELGGALGVMAEGGMVEFGDFEGFKAIMNEVYTGGMRGRIAGNGASRAGQLLGVRRIPTVKDQTMSAYDPRGVKGTGITYATTPMGADHTAGLTVFIPKDHHDKNEGWVGISRNMQITRALYDIAGICAFVTSATAMQPELLRDMINTLYNREETIESLNKWAIDLIMSEKAYNEKCGLGKSTDRIPEFMKEEPLPPYDLLWDITDEELDAMWEDQE; the protein is encoded by the coding sequence ATGAAATTATTGCGCATCAATGTAGCCGATCAGAGCTACAAATTTGAAGAACTTACGGGTGATGACCAGCTATTGGGTGGTAGAGGGTTAACCAATAAGATTATTACAGAAGAGATTCCTCCAGGCTGTGATGCTATGGGAAGACACAACAAGCTGATATTTGCGACTGGCCTTATGCCAGATTCAGCAGTTTCTTCTGGTGGCAGGATTTCTATTGGGTGTAAGAGTCCTCTTACTGGTGGTGTGAAGGAAGCCAACAGTGGTGGTATCGTGGCGAATTCCATGGCAAAACAAGGAATTCGGGGTATTATCCTGGAAGAAAAAGCAGATAAGGATTCTCTTTGGTTACTTAAAATTGAAAACGATACGGTGGAATTTATCGACGCTAAGGAATATTCTGGCTTGGGCAACTTCAGCCTAGCGAAGAAATTGTTTGAAAAATATAGCGAAGACTATGCCATTATTTCGGTGGGACCTTCTGGTGAGTATGGCATGATGGGTAGTGGTATAGCCAATACCGATATGTTCTCAAGACAAAGCAGAATGTCAGCGCGCGGAGGAATCGGTGCGGTGATGGGTGAAGTGAAACGCGTGAAAGCGATTCTGATTCCTAGAAAAGGTAGTTACCAACTGCCTAATAGAAACTCGGATGCCTTTAAGAAAGCCAGAATGGCTTTTAATACTTGTATCGCAACCAGTGATCGTCCAAAAGCCATGAAAAAATATGGTACCGCTGACACGGTGATGCCGGTTCAAAAACTGGGTGGACTTCCTACTAGGAATTTTTCAGAAGGTACTTTTGAGCATGCGGAGGATATTTCTGGTGAAGCACTTTACGATTTGATCCAGGAACGTGGTGGTTGCGGACGCAATTGGGAACCCTGCATGCCAGGATGTATCGTACAATGCTCAAACGTAGTGCCTAAGGCCAATGGTGAAGAATTGGTTGCACCATTGGAGTATGAGACGATTGCCTTGATGGGCTCCAACTTGGGCTTGGGTACCTTGGATGAAATTGGCGAACTAAACTATATTGCCAACGATCTAGGACTAGATACCATTGAATTGGGTGGTGCATTGGGCGTCATGGCTGAAGGTGGCATGGTAGAGTTCGGTGACTTTGAAGGATTTAAAGCCATCATGAACGAAGTGTATACCGGTGGTATGCGTGGAAGAATTGCCGGAAACGGTGCCAGCCGTGCAGGACAACTGTTAGGCGTCAGACGGATCCCGACTGTTAAAGATCAAACGATGAGTGCATATGACCCGCGTGGTGTGAAAGGCACAGGAATTACCTATGCTACGACTCCTATGGGGGCAGACCATACGGCAGGACTTACGGTCTTTATTCCGAAGGACCACCATGATAAAAACGAGGGTTGGGTAGGAATATCTAGAAATATGCAAATTACGAGAGCCTTATATGATATTGCTGGAATTTGCGCCTTTGTTACTTCGGCAACGGCTATGCAACCAGAACTTCTTAGAGATATGATTAATACTTTGTATAATCGTGAAGAAACGATTGAAAGCTTAAATAAATGGGCCATAGACTTGATTATGTCCGAAAAGGCCTATAACGAGAAGTGCGGACTAGGTAAGAGCACCGACCGCATTCCGGAATTCATGAAGGAAGAACCTCTTCCACCCTACGATTTACTGTGGGATATTACGGATGAAGAATTGGATGCAATGTGGGAGGACCAGGAATAA